The Trichomycterus rosablanca isolate fTriRos1 chromosome 6, fTriRos1.hap1, whole genome shotgun sequence DNA segment cagtcagtGGTCACAGATGTCTGATTTTCCTCTTCATGACGCATGATACATTTTCACTAGGAGAcatatctggactgcaggcaagccagtcaagCAAATGCACTCTGTGACTACAAAGCCATGTGGCTGAAGCATATACAAAATGAAGCTTTGGccttgtcttgctaaaataaccatggacttcccaACAAAAGACGCTGACTTAATGGCAGAATGCATTCCCTTCAAAATCTGATGCACCCCAGAACATGACAGATGTTAGCTTTTTTTTtcacagtctggatggtccttgttGTCTTTGGCACAAATAACTCACCaacctttaaaaaaatcaaGCTGAAACACTAACACTGTCTTTTGGACTATCTGAGCTCTGGACAAATTccctgagaaatgttctttttaaactaatACAAATCTCTCACAATGGTTGGTACAAAGTGGTCAGATATGATCCATCTGCTTGCTTACAAAGATTGAGCCCATGGTGGActctccttttatacccaagcATGTTGGCTGTTTATCTTGTTTACCAGCAAGGTAAACATTAACCAAACCTGttgccaattcacctgctttaCAGTGGAATGTTTCCCAAAAAGGTGGATCTTGAAAACTCTCTAAACTTTTTACTTTATAGTCCCGCTCCCAACTTTGTCTAAGAAACTTTCATTCTGATACTGTTGTGGTATTGGGTCTACCAGACCTCTTCCTTTTAGCGTTTTCCCAGTTTCCATGTGCCTTTTGATGGCATAGGAAACTGTACCTACAGACAGCttcacataaacacatacactttTATAAGTTATAATGGTCTGTTGTATAACAGTTCTTTTAGTTCTTGTTTTTATGTGTCCCTTTAACTAATCTgccttttaaaataattgtgtTTCTGCACTTTAAAGCATTAAACAGAGTTATTGTATTATTTGAGAAAGAGTCTGACATTATAAGTAGAACTGTAATTATGTAATGTGAATCCACTTATTAGCAACTGATCTGGTAGTGTGCACTACCATATAATCTCAAAATTACAAGTAGTGTCTAGTGTGCATTAGccttaacaataataaaatgttactaTATAGTTGCACCCACCAAGTAAAAATCCTGCAATGTTCCAAAAAGGCAGCAACAGCGTTGGTCGTACCCTGTTCTCCCCCAAGATCTCATTAAACTTCTGCAAATGCATCTTCTCTTGGTCCCACATGTGCTGGCAATAACAGAATTAGGCAGTGTCATTAAAATgggtatattttattttattgtttctgATTTGCTAGCTGGATGTTGGGGTCAAATTTGTTGCCACAGTGCTAAATTTATCAtttcaataaaaacatttttactaaCTTTACCAGTATGATAAAGAAAAATAGATCTTGGGTCTTGTCATTTCATCTTAAGACTGACATCACACAAGTCTAACAAATTTCCTCAGATTTTTCGATTTAGAGGATGGCAAtgccaattttatttattttttatttagttctaGAACTTGCTACATTACACTCAacctttattgttttaaaaaatatggaTTATGGGTACATtcaataatgtgtttaataccTGGATGAGAGGACCAGACTGAGTTCTTCCTAAAACAGCCATTTGTCCAGCATAGATGCGATTAGCACCATATTCACCAGCATGGTCCACCCGCAGCATGCTGTCCAGCATAGCTTTTTCCTTCTTGTCCCGGGGTGGGGGTAGAACAGTGTAGTTTCTACATGACTGGTAGCTGTTTACTATTACAAACACAACAAGATCAAAAATTAGATACTTTAGTAGTTCAACTGAAATGAAATCTATGTAACACATTTTTTTACATAGTAATATAGGATGTATACACATATTTGACAGAAAAAGTACATATGCTTGTACAGTAGATGCTTTAAATGTACTATCAAATTGTACTTTATAACCATATGCATACGGACTTAAACAACCCttgtaaaatttaatttttaaagattttttttacataaataagtgAACAACCCTTTGTTGTAAACAtagataaatatttacattttaatttagttcataatgtatatttaattaataattctaacatattaataaaaacagtaattaaaaagtgtaataaacgtaacacattttgttttatttagattGAGGGATGTTTTTAGCTTCCTGTGCAGCTTTGGTTCAAAGTTAAATAAGATCAGAAACTAATTtcagtttaaactttttttttttttttacaataagttaataaaaaaaaaagctgattatcTATTTTGAATTAATATAACAGGTGAATTAAATCTAagtgtttaaaatatattattaaggCACATTTGGCAGAAGCTTTGGTCAGAAATTCTGCTCAACTGACTAGGATTTTGACAGGCTTAGTATATGTGTTGTCTtcaccaagagaacagtacaagtccaaacattttaaaagctaCAGTTCCAGTAACTCTGTCATGTTGGGGGTGAGGGTTTGTTCGGCTGATGCTGTTTGGGTAAACTTGTCTCTTAAACCTAAGGGTCACAGCAAATTAGTTTAAACGTATTTCGACTAATCAACCGATCTACATGATATAACTAGTAGACAGTTAGTATACGTTATTGCACTGTTCCCACGCAGATAGTTCAACAAGCCAGTAAACACAACTGCAAAATGGGTGCACAGTTTATCTCATAATAgaaaattatttacaaaattgAACTGTATGTAACTGTCACATGTATATATTGTACAGAACTCAGTGACCTTACTATCTATCTACACAAGTTGAATGGTTAGCTTCAGCAGTACGCTTACCTCGATTAATAACTGTCGCggcttttattgtgtttaacaaCAGCACAAGGTCATGCTTCAGTACGCAGTTTGTAGCTAAATGCATAATTTATAACGATAAATACTTCACTTATAAAAGAGCAAAATTAAACATGCTACACTTATGACACAGTTTTTCTTCTTATACCAAGAACTGGAGAAACAACACCGCGCTTTACCGCCATCAGCTGTACTGGAGTGTAAAACtgtattacattacttactGTCGCCTCCGAACTTCTGCTGTCCACAAGATTCTGGTGTTCGTGTGAGTTTGTGCCAGTTGGTAAGAAGAGAATTTGTGGGGTCAAACACTGATGTTGGGTGGGtgtagttttacattttttgaaAGATGTTGAGTCCCCAAAGTTTTATGTTGGGCATTCACCTTATAGTAGAATTTCTTTCCTCTTGTTTCAATTTtaggacagttgtggcctaatggttaaggtactggactagtaatccaaaggttgctggttcaagccccactacaaccaggttgccactgttgcacccttgagcaagggtcaattgcttagacagtatactgccccagtactgttagtcgctttggataaaagcatctgctaaatgccgaaaatgtaaatgtaattgtctagagcagtggtccccaaccactgtgCCGCGGATTAGTACTGGTCTGTGAGTCAttttattaccgggctgcacagaaagaatacatAATTAGAGAtggctagaaaagcagttttcactgcttccgTTTCCACACTCCAACATTTCGGGTGTTAatgtctcctatcacccctaggtgggagcagctaCTCATTGCATTGAAAAAAGCTAATTCTCAATCAGTGAGCAGTATTGTTACATCCTCCCGCCTTCgccagtccgtgaaattatatcttatatgaaaccggtccggggtgcaaaaaaggttggggaccgctggtctAGAGAATAATggaattaaattataattaaaataagcaGTTATAACTGGAATAGGCTTGCATGCAATACACAGTGAGACAGTGAGAAGGTTTTCTGGTTAAGGTTGCGgaaggaaacactgggcacaaggctggAACGCACCAGACTGGGCGCCAATCTAATGCAGGGCTTGTTTTCCACAAAAAACGAGGATTCTTCAAGAAGTATACGCATGCacagctgctttcacatcatcatcatcatcaaatcttcttcccctttaagcttctttgagcggtccaaaaagaatggtgctaaatccgtctctcagacacaaccaaaggtgcccccaacgtttccaacaaatatataaaattgcGGAAACTGTAATAGGTACTATGAGGCTGTATCAGTTTTGATAGCCTACATACTTTAATTCTAGTTGGGCTTCATTAACATTaacctcatttaaaatgtaaatgattatgCATTAACAAGTTGACTAAAACAAGATCACCATATTCATAGGAAGATACTTTGCCCAAATATCACATCTTTTGGGTGAAGGTGTTtcaatttgtttaaatgttctcaATACAATTAGGACTTAAcacttatattatttttttttagaatatcATGGGGgctgccctgcacccagtgtttccaggtggcgaCATAACCCCCACAACCCTGATGACCATTTAATGTTTTCAGGCTGTGCACAGTGAACTATGTATTACAGATAGTCCTTTCTGTATGGTTACTTTCCCTAGTACTAAACAGACGtgcttaaattaaaattaatctgatTGGTATCTTATCTGGCATAACGATAATTTGTAACCGACAGGTGGCGCCATTGTACCAGGTAAATAACTCTATAGCAGGAACAAAGGGGTCAGTCCACTCGCGTTAAAACAGCAGTTTcacaacatactgtatactCAAGGCCTTGAATTTGGTGTTAGAGAAGTACCACAAAGAGTGTGAAGGAGGTGCAGAAGGTAGTGTCTACCTAGGTtatatgtggagtttgcacagtTGCAATTGGAAATGTTATGCTGATGTCTatagaattaaattaaaataaacaggaCGTCTAAgtctgtttattaggattttaacgtgttttatgtagttactcgttacacaagtttaatcagttcacaaggttatatcgacacagtcatggacaatttagtgtctccaattcacctcacttgcatgtctttggactgtgggaggaaaccggagcccccggaggaaacccacgcagacacggggagaacatgcaaactccacacagaaaggacccggaccgccccacctggggatcaaacccaggaccttcttgctgtgaggcaacagtgctacccacttagccaccgtgccgcccggacATCTAAGTAAAAAGAGAATATTTATTGATTCATAAAAGCAATTTTGATAACATAAGCTAACATAATTTAGAGTTGATAAATGTCCTTCTGCAGTCCTATTCTGCTCCCAGCCTCAGTAATTGGTGGAACATCCTTTCGCCTTGATAACCTTTAATAATttagtaagtgctaacaagcttctgcatcagaaaaacatccccacaaaATCACTGATTTATGTCCATGCTTGATCATGAGGATAAGCCCTGCCATTCTTGCACCGGAAAAGCTGTTGAACATATGGCCAATCAGTCCCAgttttgatttgtcactccatagAACTCTCTGTTCCATTACTCTTCAGGCCTGTCCAAATTTCTTCTTTCTTGGTCATGAGTGGCATGCATTTGGAGTCCAGACAAGTTCTTGGCTGTTAAGTAATCTTCTTATTGTTACCACTGACACGTCAGGTTATACTGTATGACTTTTGCAGTGTTGTTCTGATGAGATTGCTAAGGCCCCTAGACAAAATTATTTTATGACCAGGAAGGCTGCTGCACCATAAGTCTGGACATCCTGGACAATACTCCCAATTGCGTTTCTAGAAATGTTTAAGGTTTTGAAAATCTTCTTATACCCATTGCCCTTTTCGTGCATCATAATGATCTCTTTTTGCATCTTTTTGACAGCATCTTAGTTTCTATTTGGGGAAATGTTGGGAATGGGTTTTGCTTGTGGGATGTTGTACAAACCAGCGTATTATATTATGGGTtaatgaagttttaaaataaattgacaGCCCTTGACCTCCGCTATGTGGCTGCAGCCCAGAGGCTAAAAACCACTGCTgtatgtagtttttttgtttgtttttggtccCTGACATCTCAAAAATCTTATCTTaaaaattattctttttttatagtCTTCCACGTGTATATCAGTTCAAGGCTAGAGCTGTTTTCTGTTTGACTTAACATTGTGCTGTATGTTATATGAGGAACTCCATACTTATTAAGGCTAATACACAAAATGGATCACAAATTATATTTCTCTTATTAAATGGACAAAGCAGAAGACGCCAGAGCAGTTAGTCAAGCAACTAGTCCATATTTTTCTGGCATTACTAAATTTGCATCATTTTAACACATTCAGTCTGTAGTAATTCTCTGAATGTGGAATGTAGAAAGGACTGAATGTGTATTAGCATGTATTGGCAAATAAATGACTAGCCTGTATTCAAGTCCCTTAATACAACATTGACACTAGCATATAACATACTTCAGTTATGTATTCGGTTAATTAGTGAAGTGTGGAAAACATGGTTTATCAACTTAAGATTCAGTGTTTGATTTCCttacatagacatgattggctagatCTGAGGGTGGGCTggctgaagggattcctcattgctgctgccaTTGTAGCCTCTGATGGCTTGACGATGGCACCCGCACAGTGACAGAAAATAATGAAGGTCAGTGCCTGACTCTTCAAACACAATACTGATCTCTGTGTGAAAAAAATTGGTTGGCTACTACACGTGTTATAGAGGGCACATGTTAGGAACAGACTaggtaataaagggtaaataatatttttttaataaacttttgaaaaaaaaaaaaaaaaaaaaaaagaaagtataTGGCATAAATCTAGAAATATAATCATAAAATTATGCACTAAAACAGGAGGTGTAGATAGTGCAGAAgttgttttataaaaaagagCATGTGTTTGTTATAATATGACTATTGTATCTTATGATccactaagtgggtagcactgtcgcctcacagcaagaaggtcatgggttcgatccccaggtggggcaaatatggtcctttctgtgtggagtaacTGCTGCCAAAGGGGCTTTTACAAAGTATTCAGTAAAGTGTTTGAATCAAATCCACAATATAATTAACTGTCAATGAGTTAATATTAATGAATATTTTTTGAATTTTATGAATGAAAGTATTTACGCAGTCTTTTATTCATAGCTGACTTACAAATGGACCAGAATCCAAATAGCTAAAACTGAAAATGGCATTCAAACCTAAAAGTGGTGTAAAATATAACAGAATTTTATCTGACTGAAAAATAAGACTATTATAGACCATTAGTTACATTTGCATGCTGTATCTGAAGCATAACTGTTTGGGTGGATGAAGACAATGCAGTGTTCACTGCTCTTTCATGGTTCTGTTAAGAAAGCAAATAGTTGTGGTGCAGCTTTGACCACGAGCCCCTGGCTAGTGTGAGTCAACATGTCTGCCCACTGCTAAGGGGTACAGAATATGTTTCCCTTGACGTACATAGAGGTTTTTTATTCAGTATTTGCACTGTATTAAGCAAGTtatactgatgagccaaaacataatGCCCCCTCACtaaatatactgttatataaCAGCTATGACCCTGCAAGACATGGGCtgcacaagacatctgaaggtgTCCTTTGGTATTTGTTACCAGCTGGTCATTCAGCTTTTGTATGTTGCAAGGTGGATCACCCTGGTTCACATGGAAGAGCTGTCTCATCACATGATTTCTCAGACTCAGGAGATTACATAAAACATAGCCTCCACCACTCTCTTGTCAATAGAGACACTGCTTTGGCATACCAAGTTGCATAGTCAGTGACACTATGAGCTTTCTATTGTACCTATTAGATCCATTCTAGCTTGCGGTCAGTTGCGTAACCGTCTGTGGTCATTGTTGTCTATTTTTCCTGttcatgatgtgccatacattttcaatagaagacagatttggactgcaggcaggccagtcaagcacatgcagaATGAAGCCTCTCATTGTTTTCCTGAAATAATGATGGAACTCCTGGTCAAAGACGTTACCTTGATGACATTGATGCACTTTTCCCCAAAAAATAAGCTGTAACATGGACTCCTTTAAGCACAGCATATGTCgttcggtccatctgagatgagcttgggcctAGAGAACTTGGAAGCatttatctacaaccccaaatcagcaaaatttgggacagtatggaaaatgcaaataaaataaaaatgcaatgttctttacatttactttgacttttatttgattgcagacaggatgaacctgagatatttcatgttttgtctgctcaacttaatttcatttgttaatatacctccattccggcatttcaggcctgcaacacattccaaaaaaagttgggacagtaaagcatttaccattgtgtaatgttgccattccttttcaccacacttaaaagatgttttggaaccgaggataccaagtgatttagtgtttttatttgtagtcaggttttattttgtcccattcttcctgcaaacacgtcttaaggtgtgcaacagtacagggtcatcATTGTCACAGTTTTCCTTTCAAAAGTCTCCATTCaaattctctgttggggacaggtcagaactgcaggcaggccagtccagtacctatATTAATGCATGGCTTTACTTTGCATAATTGAGTTTCAGATTGCATTTTCTGATGAAGCTGAAGAGTGGGACAATGTTTTTACAAAGTACTCCCGAGCCCACTATGTTTATCACAGCAGTATGACAGGTTCTCAGTGGTTTCTGGGCTTGCCCTACATGATCTAAAatttctgaatcttttcacaatattttgcATTCCAAAGTGcgacctaaattatttttatcttattattattaagatgttCTTTTTCAGGCTGTGACAATTCTCACATGACGTTACCCTTCATGACACGTTTGCTTGCTGAGACTGATCTTCAGTTTATAACCAATCATGACACCCTCACTTGTTAAtagttcacctgcttattgtgtaaagtTTCAAAATGGCTTAAATATTCTACACACTCTTCTCTTTTtgccctgtcccaccttttttgggtgtgttgcTGGCATCATGTTGAATATTGTTtacatatacaaaatacaatcaacttagtcagctaaaatataaaagtcatttctttgtacttgttttagttaaataaatggaataaaaatcttgtttttgttcatttaagAAAATATCTCAACATTTCTAGAAATAGGTTTTGTACAAATACACACTGTGtagaatgtggcttggcattgtcttgttgaaacaaGCAAGGATGTCCCTATGAAAACATAGTCTAGATGCCAGCATATTTTCTCCAAAATGAGGGGCTGTGCTCCTGtgtcatacaaccccaaatcagaaaaaagcaaaataaaataaaaataaaaaaatcaaatacaataaaaatgcagtgttccttacatttactttgacttttattttattgcagacagttcaaacctgagatattcatgttttgtctgctcaactttcatttcatttgttaatatacctccattcctgtccaaaagccagggtctgtcattttatggggctgtgtcagtgcccttggcaaaggtaatttacacttctgtgatggcagcattaatgcagaaaagtacattgagatcttagagcaacatatgctgccttcaagacatcatcttttccaggaatgtccaagcattttttaaaaagacaatgcaaaaccacatgctgcacacattacaaaggcatggctgcgtaagaagagggtacgggtactcaactggccttcctgcagtcctgacctgcccccaatagagaatgtgtggagaattttgaaacaaaaaatgcgacaacgtcgactccgtactgttacacatcttaagacgtgtttgctggaagaatgggacaaaataaaagctgaaacactaaatcacttggtatcctcggtgccaaaacgtcttttaagtgtggtgaaaaggaattgcaacattacaaagtggtaaatgttttactgtcccaactttttttgggatgtgttgcaggcctgaaatgcaggaatggaggtatattaacaaatgaaatgaagttgagcagataaaacatgaaatatctcaggttcatcctgtctgcaatcaaataaaagtgaaagtaaactgtgtttttttattatttgcattttccatgctgtctcaactttttctgatttggagttgtatatCTTGTCATGCTCAAGACATTTATCAGCCGATTACACCTCTTGATAGAGAAAACATAAACAGTGTTTCGATGCTTTATTTGTTACAATATTATTTCTACATCTAAGTTTGTATGAAAACATGCTTAGTCTGTTAGCAGGGATGTCCCCAGGGATGTTTTATCAGTTTTTAATACACTGTAGTTGGATCAGCCAAAACCAGTCATTCTCTGCTCTTAATTAATCCATTAAATTTTTTGCCCAGGGgtaatcataataaacaaaaagcaTCACTGGTCTTTCCTGACAATATGCTTTGTTGCTCTGACTAATTGGTGCTGATGTAGGCCAAGTAGCATATGCCGTGGGCcataatgtacagtgtatcacaaaagtgagtacacccctcacatttctgcagatatttaagtatatcttttcatgggacaacactgacaaaatgacactttgacacaatgaaaagtagtctgtgtgcagcttatataacagtgtaaatttattcttccctcaaaataactcaatatacagccattaatgtctaaaccaccggcaacaaaagtgagtacacccctaagagactacacccctaaatgtccaaattgagcactgcttgtcattttccctccaaaatgtcatgtgatttgttagtgttactaggtctcaggtgtgcatagggagcaggtgtgttcaatttagtagtacagctctcacactctctcatactggtcactgaaagttccaacatggcacctcatggcaaagaactctctgaggatcttaaaagacaaattgttgcgctacatgaagatggccaaggctacaagaagattgccaacaccctgaaactgagctgcagcacagtggccaagatcatccagtgttttaaaagagcagggtccactcagaacagacctcgcgttggtcgtccaaagaagctgagtgcacgtgctcagcatcacatccaactgctgtctttgaaagataggcgcaggagtgctgtcagcattgctgcagaaattgaaaaggtggggggtcagcctgtcagtgctcggaccatacgccgcacactacatcaaattggtctgcatggctgtcaccccagaaggaagcctcttctgaagtctctacacaagaaagcccgcaaacagtttgctgaagacatgtcaacaaaggacatggattactggaaccatgtcctatggtctgatgagaccaagattaatttgtttggttcagatggtctcaagcatgtgtggcggcaatcaggtgaggagtacaaagataagtgtgtcatgcctacagtcaagcatggtggtgggaatgccatggtctggggctgcatgggtgcagcaggtgttggggagttacatttcattgaggaacacatgaactccaatatgtactgtgaaatactgaagcagagcatgatcccctccctccggaaactgggtcgcagggcagtgttccagcatgataatgactctaagacgaccactgctttattgaagaggctgagggtaaaggtgatggactggccaagcatgtctccagacctaaacccaatagaacatctttggggcatcctcaagtggaaggtggaggagcgcaaagtctcgaatatccgccagctccgtgatgtcgtcatggaggagtggaaaagcattccagtggcaacctgtgaagctctggtaaactccatgcccaggagagttaaggcagttctgggaaataatgttggccacacaaaatattgacacttcaggaactttcactaaggggtgtactcacttttgttgctggtggtttagacattaatggctgtatattgagttattttgagggaagaataaatttacactgttatataagttgcacacagactacttttcattgtgtcaaagtgtcattttgtcagtgttgtcccatgaaaagatatacttaaatatctgcagaaatgtgaggggtgtactcacttttgtgatacactgtacataatgtATCATGGGTATGGTAATGTTTTCAGCCATGTCAGTGGAGCATGCCTTGCAGCATCTACTGCAGAAAACCTCTGGAATGTTCATGATTACCATGAGAGAGAATTGTGTGGAAGAGGTTTAACCCAATGTTTAGACTAAAAGACAGCAGACATTTAACAgcttattatatacagtacatttgtaGGCAGTATGAGTTTACTATGCCGTGTATAAAGAATGTTTGGGAAACTGTTATGGTCTGGACACGTGCTTATGAACACAATAAGAATCAATGCTACCAAGGATATGGAGGTGATTACCTGATTTTTAAATCCCATACAGAATAGAATAAAGGAGGAGACATAGTATTGTGAAGAAATGACTCTCGGTTATGTAACAGTGGTCTAGTATTTTAGTATTTAATTGTCTCCTCATGTTGCCCCCCAGGCTTGTAAAAGCAATGTCAACAACAGCAAGCATTAAATTCAGATTAAAATTTGTGAGGCCGCTAAGCCACTCTGCTCCTTTTATAGTCCGCTATATAAGTCCATGGTGAGAGACATGCCTAAGTGTTTACACTGAAATATGTGTCTCTTCATCTGTAGCCTTTATTAAACAGCTCAAAACAAGATGCCCTCACAGACAGTGGGAATTCAGCATGTGTCTGGTGGCTGTACACAACGCCTTGTCTGTCTCGGCTGCAATAACACAGCTAGGAACTCAGATCTTCTCACCTGTTTCTGGCTGCGCAACCCTGAAAAAAGCCTGCAACATTTTCATGTCCAGACAGATCTCACTTTTGCTGGTGGAGAACTCAATTTCTTATTGAGACAACAAACAAATTTAAGTATGTGTTTTGCAGACAGGTTAATTAGGAAAACTCTTCACACCTATTttaattttcagtttttttatgaTACCGCTGAAGCCTTAGAGTAGTCTGTGTGTTTTCAGCACAATCTTCCAGGTGTAACTCGTTTTCTTATCATAAACTAGTCTGGATAAATCAGTTactaagtaaatgagtgagtgtgatgCTCTTCAATGGACTAACACCCTGATGCCCACCATACCCAAATGATAACTTCCAGATGCTGAAGCATAATTTCAGTGTGTTTCCACTGCTCAAGAGTCAAATGGCTGTGtactttacaccactccagctGACACTTGACAGTAAGTGTTGCATCTGAGTTTGGTGAACTTATGCTCTGTGGTTAAGCTGTAGTTGGCTGTAGCTGCTTGCAACTACTGAGGACACCCTCATGTCCCTTAGTTTTTAGTAAACCCTGGCTACAATTGGATTTAACTCAATGACTCACAGACTTGAAGCATAAATAAGCAGTGACTGGAGAAAGTCAGTAGACCCACTGATCAATGTGACCAAATgataatgtat contains these protein-coding regions:
- the coq7 gene encoding 5-demethoxyubiquinone hydroxylase, mitochondrial, producing MHLATNCVLKHDLVLLLNTIKAATVINRVNSYQSCRNYTVLPPPRDKKEKAMLDSMLRVDHAGEYGANRIYAGQMAVLGRTQSGPLIQHMWDQEKMHLQKFNEILGENRVRPTLLLPFWNIAGFLLGASTAMLGKEGAMACTVAVEESISEHYNSQIRTLMETDPERYAELLQVIKEFRDDEMEHHDTGLEHNAESVPGYFLLKTLIQTGCKAAIFVAQRV